The following are encoded together in the Octopus sinensis linkage group LG15, ASM634580v1, whole genome shotgun sequence genome:
- the LOC115219891 gene encoding signal recognition particle 19 kDa protein has protein sequence MASAASISAASRSVSSTRPWNPNFTHSDRERWICLYPAYINSKKTSKEGRRIPKEKAVDNPTFIEIRDVCAAAGMTIAPETKVYPRELDHRDNKALGRLRIQLKQEDGSAVQEEFKTRNDIFLYVAKTIPKLKTRQQSQSSSQSSSQLPGGKGPKKKGKKGR, from the exons ATGGCGTCTGCAGCTTCCATCTCTGCTGCATCGCGATCCGTTTCTTCGACTCGTCCGTGGAACCCAAATTTTACTCACTCCGATAGAGAAAG GTGGATTTGTTTGTATCCAGCTTATATCAACAGCAAAAAAACTTCTAAAGAAGGTCGGAGAATTCCAAAAGAAAAG GCTGTTGATAATCCGACTTTTATAGAAATCCGAGATGTGTGTGCGGCTGCTGGAATGACTATAGCACCAgaa ACTAAAGTGTATCCCCGTGAACTTGACCATCGTGATAATAAAGCCCTTGGACGCCTCCGTATTCAACTGAAGCAGGAAGATGGGTCAGCAGTACAAGAAGAATTCAAAACTA gGAATGATATTTTCTTGTATGTTGCCAAAACTATTCCAAAGCTGAAGACCCGGCAGCAATCTCAGTCAAGCTCTCAATCTTCTAGTCAACTACCAGGTGGTAAAGGAccgaagaaaaaaggaaaaaaaggacgtTAA